A region from the Osmerus eperlanus chromosome 11, fOsmEpe2.1, whole genome shotgun sequence genome encodes:
- the aadac gene encoding LOW QUALITY PROTEIN: arylacetamide deacetylase (The sequence of the model RefSeq protein was modified relative to this genomic sequence to represent the inferred CDS: deleted 4 bases in 2 codons), which produces MRLKGLFVLLSFGAFTAYYIYEPIPEDIEERWKLMLTNCLFRSLSHLADFSEVLGVKDYMGVMYFITFAERVVPVSDARVRVTEEHFEGVEVVVYQPHQQPHQQALRPAIIYLHGGGWCLGSSRMSPYDMLAREMVTELGAVVLSVEYRLPLACPPFPVPYEDVYRVVRYVLRRDVLARYAIPQGALAVSGTAARGANACSVSSMGGRGGLTHDSLQSVQLKVQALLILVLRPDLNTPSYQQNQNMPVYEDTKRYRFWAEYFSSDQIILSSMMTNTHNSPQSAPLLKLDKRSILRGLVDRKYNYSAPRVVWGGGGEASRWLADPRASPLLVPDAALRSLPKAYILTCEYDVLRDDGVMYVTRLRAAGVEVTHQHYPHGFHGALLFSVWPTDFSIARRMTENYIRWLRENL; this is translated from the exons ATGAGGTTGAAAGGTTTATTTGTACTCCTCTCCTTTGGAGCTTTTACCGCCTATTACATTTACGAGCCCATCCCGGAAGACATCGAGGAGCGCTGGAAACTAATGCTGACCAACTGTTTGTTCAGAAGCCTCAGTCACCTG gcAGACTTCAGTGAGGTGCTGGGGGTGAAGGACTACATGGGGGTGATGTACTTCATCACCTTTGCAGAGCGGGTGGTGCCCGTGTCTGATGCCCGCGTGCGTGTGACGGAGGAGCACtttgagggggtggaggtggtggtgtacCAGCCCCACCAGCAGCCCCACCAGCA GGCCCTGAGGCCGGCCATCATCTACCTGCACGGGGGGGGCTGGTGTCTGGGGAGCTCCC ggATGAGTCCTTACGACATGCTGGCCAGGGAGATGGTGACAGAGCTGGGCGCTGTGGTTCTGTCTGTGGA gtaCCGCCTGCCCCTGGCCTGCCCACCATTTCCTGTCCCGTATGAGGATGTGTACCGGGTGGTGAGGTACGTGCTGCGCAGGGACGTGCTAGCTCGCTACGCCATCCCCCAGGGAGCGTTGGCCGTGTCAGGGACAGC GGCGCGGGGGGCTAACGCATGCAGCGTCAGCAGtatgggagggcgggggggtctAACACATGACTCGCT ACAGTCGGTGCAGTTGAAGGTCCAGGCTCTGctgatcctggtcctcaggcctGACCTGAACACACCGTCCTACCAGCAGAACCAGAACATGCCCGTCTATGAAGAT ACGAAAAGATACCGCTTCTGGGCTGAGTACTTCTCCAGCGATCAG ATCATCCTCAGCTCCATGATGACCAACACCCACAACAGCCCCCAGTCTGCACCCCTGCTCAAGTTAGATAAAAGGAGTATTCTGCGAGGATTAGTCGACAGGAAGTACAACTACTCCGCCCCGCGGGttgtgtgggggggcgggggtgaggCGTCCCGCTGGCTGGCTGACCCCAGAGCCTCCCCTCTGCTGGTCCCCGACGCGGCTCTGCGCTCGCTGCCTAAGGCCTACATCCTGACGTGCGAGTATGACGTGCTCCGTGATGACGGCGTCATGTATGTGACGCGTCTGCGGGcggcgggggtggaggtgacacaccagcactacccacaCGGCTTCCACGGAGCTCTCCTGTTCAGCGTGTGGCCCACTGACTTCAGCATCGCACGGCGCATGACGGAAAACTACATCCGCTGGCTGAGGGAGAACTTGTAG